Proteins encoded together in one Impatiens glandulifera chromosome 1, dImpGla2.1, whole genome shotgun sequence window:
- the LOC124920305 gene encoding delta(12) acyl-lipid conjugase (11E,13E-forming)-like isoform X3, with translation MGEVGPGMTNRTRTKSEEKLQSSNARVPHEKPPFTLSDLKKAVPPHCFERSLIRSFYYVFHDLAILSFLYYVAATYIPLLPQYYRVVAWPLYWICQGCVQLGILVIGHECGHHAFSDYQWVDDTVGFFLHSSQLIPFFSWKYSHRRHHSNTGSKERDEVFPPKFKYEMVWFAKYLGNPVGRFFTLVGALLVGWPTYLLFNANGRVYDRFASHYYPQSPIFNNRERLQILVSDVGIGLAYYILYRIGVAKGFVWLACVYGGPYLILNALIITITFLQHTHPTLPRYDVSEWDWLRGALSTVDRDFGILNKVFHNVTDTHVVHHLFSTMSHYHAKEATEALRPVLGKYYLFDGTPFIRAFWRDVGKCIYLESDQNSKNKGVYWYNNDL, from the coding sequence GCGATCTCAAGAAAGCCGTCCCGCCCCATTGCTTTGAACGTTCTCTTATTCGATCTTTCTATTACGTTTTTCACGATCTCGCTATCTTATCCTTTTTATATTACGTCGCGGCCACTTACATACCCCTCCTACCCCAATACTATCGTGTTGTGGCATGGCCTTTGTATTGGATTTGTCAAGGTTGTGTTCAACTCGGTATATTGGTCATTGGTCATGAATGCGGTCACCATGCCTTTAGCGATTACCAATGGGTGGATGATACCGTCGGTTTCTTCCTTCACTCATCACAATTGATCCCGTTCTTCTCGTGGAAATATAGCCACCGCCGCCATCACTCAAACACAGGCTCAAAAGAGCGCGACGAGGTCTTTCCGCCCAAATTCAAATACGAAATGGTGTGGTTTGCCAAATACCTAGGCAACCCTGTCGGTCGTTTTTTCACTCTAGTCGGAGCGCTATTAGTCGGATGGCCTACGTACCTCTTGTTCAACGCAAACGGCCGTGTTTACGATCGCTTCGCGTCCCACTACTACCCTCAATCCCCGATCTTCAACAACCGCGAGAGGCTGCAGATACTTGTTTCCGACGTGGGGATTGGCTTGGCTTATTACATCTTGTATAGGATCGGCGTTGCAAAGGGCTTTGTATGGTTGGCATGTGTTTATGGCGGGCCTTATTTGATCCTTAACGCGCTTATCATCACCATCACGTTCCTACAGCACACGCACCCGACGCTTCCCCGTTACGACGTTTCCGAGTGGGACTGGCTCAGGGGAGCCCTGTCGACTGTTGACCGTGATTTTGGAATATTGAATAAGGTGTTTCATAATGTAACGGACACCCACGTAGTCCATCATTTGTTCTCCACGATGTCGCATTATCATGCCAAGGAAGCGACAGAGGCGCTTAGGCCGGTATTGGGGAAGTACTATTTGTTTGATGGCACTCCGTTTATTAGAGCATTTTGGAGGGATGTGGGAAAGTGTATTTATCTCGAGTCGGACCAGAATAGCAAGAACAAGGGAGTTTATTGGTACAATAACGATCTTTAG